A section of the Corynebacterium auris genome encodes:
- a CDS encoding M13 family metallopeptidase, whose translation MKDLFEFVNGRWVESHTIPADRGIDGAFYALRDQAEKDVHALLQDGVGRGGDLFLSFMDTEGVNGAGLAPLEEDLARLAAKDVEEFAANLGTLEREGVGAPLTYWVEKDSQGENSVAYLVQSGLGLPDEAYYHSPEHAETLEKYGHHVERMLGFLDPSHLFGLSPEIAAKRIVSLETQLAHSHWDVVAARDAVATYNPVEFKELPPIIQTLLGASGLQEGRVINMMPTFTDELAGMLRPEALADWQLWGAWNILRARAGVLPEEVGRANFEFYGTVLSGATQQRDRWKRGVGLAESLVGEEIGQGYVDKHFPPASKQHMLELVDYLVRAYHERISALEWMGTGTRERALAKLGQFNAKIGYPDRWRDYSGLEFSPEGADLLSNVRRGAAFEHAYQIDKIGRPANRDEWVTTPQTVNAFYNPVVNDITFPAAILQPPFFNPEADAAENFGGIGAVIGHEIGHGFDDQGSRYDGLGNLNSWWTDEDRDRFDELTAKLVEQFDGLIPTVLEGREDIGGVNGKFTLGENIGDLGGLGIAVVAYKLYLKDKGLDDGPALPVADVEGEYTGFQRLFLSWARVWRSKVRPEMAAQLLAIDPHSPNEFRCNVIAANVPEFYQAFDVEEGSRVWVAPADRVTIW comes from the coding sequence ATGAAAGACCTTTTTGAGTTTGTCAACGGCCGCTGGGTCGAGAGCCACACCATTCCCGCTGACCGTGGCATCGACGGTGCCTTCTACGCACTGCGGGACCAGGCGGAAAAGGACGTCCACGCCCTGCTGCAGGACGGCGTCGGCCGCGGCGGCGACCTTTTCTTGTCCTTCATGGACACCGAGGGCGTCAACGGCGCCGGGCTGGCCCCACTCGAGGAGGACCTGGCCCGCCTTGCCGCCAAGGATGTGGAGGAGTTCGCGGCTAACCTCGGCACGCTCGAACGCGAGGGGGTCGGCGCGCCGCTGACCTACTGGGTGGAGAAGGACTCGCAGGGGGAGAACTCCGTGGCCTACCTCGTGCAAAGCGGGCTGGGGCTGCCCGACGAGGCCTACTACCACTCCCCCGAGCACGCCGAGACGCTGGAGAAATACGGCCACCACGTGGAGCGGATGCTCGGGTTCCTCGACCCCTCGCACCTGTTCGGGTTGAGCCCAGAGATCGCGGCTAAGCGCATCGTGTCCCTGGAGACGCAGCTGGCGCACAGCCACTGGGACGTCGTGGCAGCGCGCGACGCGGTGGCCACATACAACCCGGTGGAGTTTAAGGAGCTGCCGCCGATCATCCAGACGCTGCTCGGCGCCTCGGGGTTGCAGGAGGGCCGGGTAATCAACATGATGCCCACGTTCACCGACGAGCTCGCGGGCATGCTGCGCCCCGAGGCGCTGGCGGACTGGCAGTTGTGGGGCGCGTGGAACATCCTGCGCGCGCGCGCCGGCGTGCTGCCGGAGGAGGTCGGCCGGGCCAACTTCGAGTTTTACGGCACCGTGCTCTCGGGCGCGACCCAGCAGCGCGACCGCTGGAAGCGCGGCGTGGGGCTGGCGGAGTCGCTGGTGGGTGAGGAGATCGGCCAGGGCTACGTCGACAAGCACTTCCCCCCTGCCTCCAAGCAGCACATGCTTGAGCTGGTGGACTACCTGGTGCGCGCCTACCACGAGCGCATCTCCGCGCTGGAGTGGATGGGCACCGGCACGCGCGAGCGCGCGCTGGCGAAGCTGGGGCAGTTCAACGCCAAGATCGGCTACCCCGACCGGTGGCGCGACTACTCGGGGCTGGAGTTTTCCCCCGAGGGCGCGGACCTGTTGAGCAACGTGCGCCGCGGCGCGGCCTTCGAGCACGCCTACCAGATTGACAAGATTGGTCGGCCCGCCAACCGCGACGAGTGGGTGACCACCCCGCAGACGGTCAACGCCTTCTACAACCCGGTGGTCAACGACATCACCTTCCCGGCTGCGATCCTCCAGCCGCCGTTTTTCAACCCGGAGGCGGACGCGGCCGAGAACTTCGGCGGCATCGGCGCTGTGATCGGCCACGAGATCGGCCACGGCTTCGATGACCAGGGCTCGCGTTACGACGGCCTGGGTAACCTCAACTCCTGGTGGACCGACGAGGACCGCGATCGCTTCGACGAGCTGACCGCGAAGCTGGTGGAGCAGTTCGACGGCCTCATCCCCACCGTCCTCGAGGGGCGCGAGGACATCGGCGGGGTCAACGGCAAGTTCACGCTCGGCGAGAACATCGGCGACCTGGGCGGGCTCGGTATCGCGGTGGTGGCCTACAAGCTCTACCTGAAGGACAAGGGCCTTGACGACGGCCCGGCGCTGCCCGTCGCCGATGTCGAGGGCGAGTACACCGGCTTCCAGCGCCTCTTTTTGTCCTGGGCGCGGGTGTGGCGCTCGAAGGTGCGCCCGGAGATGGCCGCGCAGCTGCTGGCCATCGACCCGCACTCGCCGAACGAGTTCCGCTGCAACGTCATCGCCGCCAACGTGCCGGAGTTTTACCAGGCGTTTGACGTCGAGGAGGGCTCGCGCGTGTGGGTCGCCCCCGCAGACAGGGTGACCATCTGGTGA
- a CDS encoding arabinosyltransferase domain-containing protein, with product MTAPETDHQPKPGGATKAGGRASSSFAGLAAISGLLAFLCFVLTPLLPVNQVQSSLSWPQGGTLNSVNAPLISLAPDEIEVTVPLSAIDSLREGQSMIVGTLPETSTEAFDRGMFITSPDGGIVVNSVNEVLFELTPEQVAELPDDAEVVVTATSEGTAVEVPGTSYSEEGEEDLRPQVTGIYTELEGDAAALIDGGLSAQVQINSRFTSTPTAAKIAAMVLGAISALVALYSLWRLDRLDGRRWRFFPRTWRTFTPLDAVVLAVLGFWHVFGANTSDDGYLFTMARVANESDYMANYYRWYGVPESPFGSPFYDLLALLAKVSGASVWMRLPTLIAGILIWWILSREILPRLGEAIGQRRMAYWTAAFVFLAFWLPYNNGTRPEPIIALGLIATWAAFERAIAAQRLFPAAVGTLLAAFTLACGPTGLAAVGVFLICLPAIFRTMHRRLIYAPWVSYIGVFLGVGTAVMIPVFHDQTLAAVIEATAVRAEVGPALEWYAEPARYYTLFQESVDGSMTRRFPVFILLFALALILWALARFGRVPGATRAPVQRLVAIIVLSAFFFMFTPTKWTHHFGIFAGVGGAAAAVGAVVLSAVALRSARNRTLAIAAVLFLMAFTLGGWNAWWYVSSFGVPWWDRTVQLRGIEANTVMLAIALVVLMIGVVQGLRRDGALSPGERSRWAGVMSAPIAVMSILMVAFSCLTFLKAFIDQAPAYSVGMGNVASFGGNVCALGGDVVLETDTNDSFLTPVRGVPLGRSLDAGEQRGFTPDGVPAYIVSEADNVATSDPRTTVDDGAAAAVAPADNTATGPGDGGGQADNAAQPSDASEQEQSTTRTNTQGNRPEHLRGVNGSTVRLPFNLDYTRVPVLGTFSDDPMGSAYIETSWYELPAARDNAPLLVTSVAGRIAHHDINGVEQDGNELMLEYGTRSGDGTVEVLGEVEMLDQGPTPSWRNLRYPLADLPAEADVVRLVAEDTSLKREDWLALTPLRIPTLAPLGEVLPSDEPGLLDWAVAFQYPCQRTFNHFAGVTEIPEYRIMPDAPGKEQLSGFMDFLGGGALATAEAVSHSYEIPGYLVGDWQRDWGSVARYERRPNSVGEEPEVATIDHEEVTRTGWWTPGPMKIRDPNAP from the coding sequence GTGACAGCACCTGAAACAGACCACCAGCCGAAGCCGGGCGGGGCCACGAAGGCGGGCGGGAGGGCGTCGTCAAGCTTTGCGGGCCTTGCCGCGATCTCCGGGCTCCTTGCGTTCCTCTGCTTCGTGCTCACCCCCCTGCTCCCCGTCAACCAGGTCCAATCCTCGCTGAGCTGGCCGCAGGGCGGCACCCTGAACTCGGTGAACGCGCCGCTGATCTCGCTGGCGCCCGACGAGATCGAGGTCACCGTCCCCCTCTCCGCGATCGACTCGCTGCGCGAGGGGCAAAGCATGATCGTGGGCACCCTGCCGGAGACCTCCACCGAGGCCTTCGACCGCGGGATGTTCATCACCTCACCCGACGGCGGGATCGTGGTCAACTCCGTCAACGAGGTGCTCTTCGAGCTCACCCCGGAACAAGTCGCCGAACTCCCCGACGACGCCGAGGTCGTGGTCACCGCCACCAGCGAGGGCACCGCCGTCGAAGTCCCCGGCACCTCGTACTCGGAGGAGGGCGAGGAGGACCTGCGTCCCCAGGTCACAGGCATCTACACCGAGCTCGAGGGGGACGCAGCCGCGCTTATCGACGGCGGACTCAGCGCCCAGGTCCAGATCAACTCCCGGTTTACCTCGACCCCCACCGCCGCGAAGATCGCCGCGATGGTGCTCGGCGCCATCTCCGCTCTTGTCGCCCTCTACAGCCTGTGGCGCCTCGACCGGCTCGACGGGCGCCGCTGGCGCTTCTTCCCCCGCACCTGGCGCACCTTCACCCCCCTCGACGCCGTGGTGCTGGCGGTGCTCGGCTTCTGGCACGTGTTCGGCGCCAACACCTCGGACGACGGTTACCTGTTCACCATGGCGCGGGTGGCCAACGAGTCCGACTACATGGCCAACTATTACCGCTGGTACGGCGTGCCGGAATCGCCCTTCGGCTCCCCCTTCTACGACCTTCTGGCGCTGTTGGCCAAGGTGTCCGGGGCGTCGGTGTGGATGCGCCTGCCCACCCTCATCGCAGGCATTTTGATCTGGTGGATCCTCTCGCGCGAGATCCTGCCGCGCCTGGGGGAGGCCATCGGGCAGCGCCGGATGGCGTACTGGACCGCCGCCTTCGTGTTCCTCGCTTTCTGGCTGCCCTACAACAACGGCACGCGCCCGGAGCCGATCATCGCCCTCGGGCTCATCGCCACCTGGGCCGCCTTCGAGCGCGCCATCGCCGCCCAGCGCCTCTTCCCCGCGGCGGTGGGCACGCTGCTCGCCGCGTTCACCCTGGCCTGCGGGCCGACGGGCCTGGCCGCGGTGGGTGTCTTCCTCATCTGCCTGCCGGCGATTTTCCGCACGATGCACCGCCGGTTGATCTACGCGCCCTGGGTGTCCTACATCGGCGTGTTCCTCGGGGTGGGCACAGCCGTGATGATCCCGGTCTTCCACGATCAGACCCTCGCCGCCGTCATCGAAGCCACCGCCGTGCGCGCCGAGGTCGGCCCCGCCCTCGAGTGGTACGCGGAGCCGGCGCGCTACTACACCCTCTTCCAGGAATCGGTCGACGGCTCGATGACGCGCCGCTTCCCGGTATTCATCCTGCTGTTTGCCCTCGCGCTGATCCTGTGGGCGCTGGCTCGCTTCGGGCGCGTGCCCGGCGCCACGCGCGCACCGGTTCAGCGGCTCGTGGCCATCATCGTCCTGAGCGCCTTCTTCTTCATGTTCACCCCGACGAAGTGGACCCACCACTTCGGCATCTTCGCCGGCGTCGGTGGCGCGGCCGCGGCGGTCGGCGCGGTGGTGCTCAGCGCCGTGGCGCTGCGCTCGGCGCGCAACCGCACCCTCGCGATCGCCGCCGTGCTGTTCCTCATGGCCTTCACCCTGGGCGGCTGGAACGCCTGGTGGTACGTGTCCTCCTTCGGCGTGCCGTGGTGGGACCGCACGGTGCAGCTGCGCGGCATCGAGGCGAACACGGTCATGCTCGCCATCGCTCTCGTGGTGCTCATGATCGGGGTGGTCCAGGGCCTGCGCCGCGACGGCGCGCTCAGCCCCGGCGAGCGCAGCCGCTGGGCGGGTGTTATGTCCGCCCCGATTGCCGTGATGTCCATCCTCATGGTGGCGTTTTCGTGCCTGACCTTCCTCAAGGCCTTCATCGACCAGGCCCCCGCGTACTCGGTGGGGATGGGCAACGTCGCATCCTTCGGCGGCAACGTGTGCGCCCTCGGCGGTGACGTCGTTTTGGAGACGGACACGAACGATTCCTTCCTCACCCCCGTCCGCGGCGTCCCCCTCGGGCGCTCGCTGGACGCCGGGGAGCAGCGCGGTTTTACCCCGGACGGCGTGCCCGCCTACATCGTCTCGGAGGCGGACAACGTGGCCACCTCCGACCCCCGCACCACCGTCGACGACGGCGCAGCCGCTGCGGTCGCGCCCGCGGATAACACCGCGACGGGCCCCGGTGACGGCGGCGGACAGGCCGACAACGCGGCCCAGCCCTCGGACGCCTCCGAGCAGGAGCAGTCCACCACCCGCACGAACACCCAGGGCAACAGGCCCGAGCACCTGCGCGGTGTCAACGGCTCGACCGTGCGGCTGCCGTTCAACCTGGACTACACGCGCGTGCCGGTGCTGGGTACCTTCTCCGACGATCCGATGGGCTCCGCCTACATCGAGACCTCCTGGTACGAGCTGCCCGCGGCCCGCGACAACGCCCCGCTGCTGGTTACCTCCGTGGCCGGGCGCATCGCCCACCACGACATCAACGGGGTGGAGCAGGACGGCAACGAGCTCATGCTCGAGTACGGCACGCGCTCCGGCGACGGCACCGTCGAGGTTCTCGGCGAGGTGGAGATGCTCGACCAGGGCCCGACCCCCTCGTGGCGCAACCTGCGCTACCCGCTCGCCGACCTTCCGGCGGAGGCCGACGTGGTGCGCCTCGTCGCCGAGGACACCTCCCTCAAGCGGGAGGACTGGCTGGCGCTGACGCCGCTGCGCATTCCCACCCTGGCCCCGCTCGGCGAGGTTCTCCCGAGCGACGAGCCCGGCCTGCTCGACTGGGCCGTGGCCTTCCAGTACCCCTGCCAGCGCACCTTCAACCACTTCGCCGGCGTGACCGAGATCCCCGAGTACCGCATCATGCCGGACGCCCCCGGTAAGGAGCAGCTCTCCGGGTTCATGGACTTCCTCGGCGGCGGCGCCCTGGCCACCGCCGAGGCCGTGAGCCACTCGTACGAGATCCCGGGCTACCTCGTAGGTGACTGGCAGCGCGACTGGGGTTCCGTGGCCCGCTACGAGCGTCGCCCGAACTCCGTGGGAGAGGAGCCGGAGGTGGCGACCATCGACCACGAGGAGGTGACCCGCACCGGCTGGTGGACCCCCGGCCCGATGAAGATCCGCGACCCCAACGCGCCCTAA